Genomic window (Enterobacteriaceae bacterium 4M9):
TCGGGCTTTCTTATCCCGAATGCCAAATATAGCTCTAATAACGGACTGGAATTTACCATTCCGTATTACTGGAACATCGCACCTAACTTCGATGCGACCATCACCCCGCACTACTACCAGCAGCGCGGCGGCGTACAGTGGCAAAACGAATTCCGTTATCTGACTACGCCGGGCGCGGGTACTGTTGCGTTTGACTACCTTGGCTCAGACGATCAGTACACGCAAGACCACCCGACGGAGAACCGCGACCGTCGCTGGCTGTTCTTCTGGCGTCACGCCGGGGTGATGGACAAAGTGTGGCGCTTTAACGCCAACTACACCAAAGTCAGCGACCCGTATTACTTCAACGACTTCGATTCGGTCTACGGCGACAGTACTGACGGCTACGCTACGCAGAAATTCAGCGTCGGTTACGCCAACCAGAACTTTGACGCGACCGTGTCCACCAAGCAGTTCCAGGTATTCGACGTTCAGCGTAACCGTAACTCCTACCGTGCAGAGCCGCAGCTGGACGTTAACTATTACCTCAATGACCTGGGTCCGTTTGACAGCCATCTGTATGCTCAGGCGGTGCGTTTTACCAACGTTAATGACAACTACCCGGAAGCAACGCGTCTGCACGTTGAGCCGACTATCAGCCTGCCGATGTCCAACGGCTGGGGCAGTCTGAACACCGAAATGAAAGTGATGGCGACCCATTACCAGCAGAACAATCTGGACCGCTATCGCTACTACGTGCGTAATAACGCGACTACCAGTGCGGCGGCAGCCAAGCTTGAAGACAGCGTTGACCGCGTGATGCCACAGTTTAAGATGGACGGCAAGCTGGTGTTTGAGCGTGATATGGACTGGTCGCAGGGCTACACCCAGACGCTGGAGCCGCGCGCGCAGTACCTGTATGTGCCCTATCGTAACCAGAGCAATATCAACAACTACGACTCATCATTCCTGCAATCAGATTACACCGGCCTGTTCCGTGACCGCGCTTACGGCGGCCTGGACCGTATCGCTTCGGCAAATCAGATAACCACCGGTGTGACGTCTCGCGTTTATGATGAAGCTGCCGTTGAACGTTTTAACGTTTCTGTGGGTCAAATCTACTATTTCACCGAATCCCGTACCGGTGATGACAATATCAACTGGGAAAAAGACAAGAAAACCGGGGCTATTGCCTGGGCAGGTGACACTTACTGGCGCATCACCGATCGCTGGGGCCTGCGCGGTGGTGTGCAATATGATACGCGTTTGAGCAACGTTTCCACCGCCAGCGGCGTTGTGGAATACCGTAAAGACGCCGACCGCCTGATGCAGCTGAACTACCGCTACGCCAGTCCGGAATATATTCGCGCCACGCTGCCATCTTTCTCTTCCTCTGCACGTTATAAAGAGGGGATTTCTCAGGTGGGTGTCACCGCAAGCTGGCCGATTGTCGACAGGTGGTCATTAGTGGGTGCGTATTACTACGACACTAACGCCAATCAGCCGGCCGACCAGATGCTGGGCGTGCAGTATAACTCCTGCTGTTATGCAATCCGTGTCGGTTACGAGCGCAAGCTCAACGGTTGGGAAAACAACAAGAGCGCGTTTAACGAAAGAATCGGTTTCAACATCGAGCTGCGCGGCCTGAGCTCCAACTATGGCCTGGGCACACAGCGTATGCTGCGCTCGAACATTCTGCCGTATCAGAACTCGCTGTAATGTGATGTTAAAAATGAATCCGCAATGCGGTTTAATCAGAAATGGAAAGTGTATGAAGAACTGGAGAACGCTGCTTCTCGGTATCGCTCTGGTAGCGAATACCTCCTTCGCCGCCCCACAAGTTGTCGATAAAGTCGCCGCTGTAGTTAATAACGGCGTTGTGCTGGAAAGCGACGTTAACGGCCTGATGCAGTCTGTAAAGCTTAATGCCATGCAGTCCGGCCAGCAGCTTCCGGACGATAACACGCTGCGCCATCAGATTCTGGAGCGCCTGATCGTCGATCAGGTCATTCTGCAGATGGGCCAGAAGGGCGGCGTTAACATCAGCGATGAACAGCTTGATAAAGCTATCGCCGACATCGCGGCACAAAACAACATGTCTTTAGATCAGATGCGCAGCCGCCTGGCTTATGAAGGGATCAACTACCCGGCCTACCGCAGCCAGATTCGCAAAGAGATGATCATTTCTGACGTGCGTAACAGCGAAGTGCGCCGCCGCGTCACCATTTTGCCGCAGGAAGTTGAACAACTGGCAAAACAGGTCTCTAACCAGAACGACGCCAGCACCGAGCTTAACCTGAGCCACATTCTGCTGCCGCTGCCGGAAAACCCAACCTCAGACCAGGTCAACGAAGCGGGCGCTCAGGCAACCTCCATCGTTGAGCGCGCGCGCAGCGGTGAAGATTTTGGCAAGCTTGCTATCACCTACTCTGCCGACCAGTCTGCGCTCAAGGGCGGCCAGATGGGCTGGGGTCGTATTCAGGAACTGCCGGGCATTTTCGCCCAGGCCCTGACCACCGCGAAAAAAGGCGATGTTATCGGCCCAATCCGCTCTGGCGTTGGCTTTCATATTCTGAAAGTTAACGATATGCGCGGTGAATCGCAGAACATTTCTGTCACGGAAGTCAAAGCCCGTCATATCCTGCTTAAGCCGTCGCCGATCATGACCGATCAGCAGGCGCGCCTGAAGCTTGAAGAGATTGCCTCTGATATCCGTAGCGGTAAAACCACTTTTGCCGAAGCGGCAAAAGAGTACTCGCAGGATCCAGGCTCTGCTAACCAGGGCGGCGATCTGGGTTGGTCGATGCCAGATATCTACGATCCGGCATTCCGCGATGCGCTGATGCGTCTGAGCAAAGGCCAACTGAGCGCGCCAGTGCACTCCACATTTGGCTGGCATCTGATTGAGCTGATGGATACCCGCAAGGTGGATAAGACCGATACGGCGCAAAAAGATCGCGCCTATCGCATGCTGTTCAACCGTAAGTTCGCTGAAGAAGCGCAGACCTGGATGCAGGAGCAACGCGCCAGTGCTTACGTGAAAATCCTGGACGGCAATGGCTAATACTCCCCGCGTAGTTATCACTCCCGGCGAACCCGCCGGGATTGGTCCCGACCTGGTTATTGCGCTTGCACAACACGACTGGCCCGTTGAGCTGGTCGTTTGTGCTTCTGAGCAACTGCTGACCGAGCGCGCAGCACTGCTCGGTCACGCCATACAATGTCTTCCCTGGCAACCGCATGCCCCTGTCCACCCACAGCGCGCAGGGACACTGACGGTCCTGCCTGTGGCGCTACATGCGCCAGTCACACCTGGCAAACTTGACCCACGCAACGGCAACTATGTTGTCCAGACGCTGGTTCGCGCCTGTGACGGCTGCCTGAGCGGTGAGTTTGCCGCTGTGGTGACCGGCCCGGTACACAAAGGCATCATCAATGACGCGGGTGTGGCATTTACCGGCCATACGGAATTCTTCGAAGCCCGCTCAGGCAGTAAGAAAGTGGTGATGATGCTGGCAACAGAGGAGCTTCGCGTGGCGCTCGCCACGACGCACTTACCATTGCGGGCGGTGGCCGATGCCATTACGCCGTCGCTGTTGCGCCAGGTGCTGGCTATTTTACATCATGATTTGCAGACCAAATTCGGCATCACTCGCCCACACATTCTGGTCAGCGGCCTCAATCCACACGCCGGTGAAGGCGGGCACATGGGCACGGAAGAAATTGACACTATCATTCCCGTGCTTGATGAAATGCGCGCTGGCGGTATGCGCCTTACCGGTCCCTTACCTGCCGACACGCTGTTTCAGCCGAAATATCTCGAAAGTGCCGATGCCGTACTGGCGATGTACCACGATCAGGGACTTCCCGTGCTAAAATACCAGGGCTTTGGTCGCGCGGTGAATATTACGCTCGGCCTGCCTTTCATTCGCACATCGGTTGATCACGGTACCGCTCTTGAGCTTGCGGGCCAGGGGACAGCCGATGTCGGCAGTTTTATTACGGCGCTTAATCTCGCCACGAAAATGATCTTTAACAGTCAATGAATAATCGAGTTCACCAGGGCCACCTTGCCCGCAAACGCTTCGGGCAAAACTTTCTCAATGACCCGTTCATTATCGACAGCATCGTCAGCGCGATTAACCCGCAAAAAGGCGAAGCGCTGGTTGAAATCGGCCCGGGCCTGGCGGCACTCACCGAACCGGTGGGCGAGCGCCTTGATAAGCTGACCGTCATCGAACTCGACCGCGATCTGGCTGCGCGCCTGAAAACGCATCCGTTTCTTGGCCCTAAGCTGACCATTTATCAACAGGATGCCATGACAATGGACTTCGGTGAGCTTTCCCGTCAGGAAGGCCAGCCGCTGCGCGTATTCGGCAACCTGCCTTACAATATTTCCACACCGCTGATGTTCCACCTGTTTAGCTATACTGATGCCATAAAGGACATGCACTTTATGCTGCAAAAAGAGGTGGTCAATCGCCTGGTGGCGGGGCCGAACAGCAAAGCCTATGGCCGCCTGAGCGTGATGGCGCAGTACTACTGCCAGGTGATCCCGGTGCTGGAAGTACCGCCTGGCTCCTTTACGCCGCCGCCAAAGGTTGATTCTGCCGTTGTGCGCCTGGTTCCGCATGCTGAATTGCCGCATCAGGTAAAAGAGCTGCGTATACTGAGCAGGCTCACGACCGAAGCCTTTAACCAGCGCCGCAAGACGATTCGCAACAGTCTGGGGAATCTGTTCAGCCCACAAGTGCTGACAGAATTAGGTGTCGATCCCGCGCTACGTGCTGAAAACGTATCCGTGGCGCAGTACTGCCTGATGGCAAACCATCTGGCAGAGAATCCGCTACCGAAGGAGAGCTGAGCCATGTCAGATACGCCTCGTGTTTGTGTCCAGGTACAGAGTGTTTACATCGAATCCCAGTCGGCTCCCGATGAGGAACGCTATGTCTTCGCCTATACCGTCACCATTCGCAACCTGGGGCACTGCTCGGTTCAGCTACTGGGCCGCTACTGGCTTATCACTAATGGTAACGGGCGTGAAACCGAGGTTCAGGGCGAGGGCGTGGTCGGCGTCCAGCCGCATATCGAACCGGGTGATGACTACCAGTACACCAGCGGTGCAGTCATTGAAACGCCGCTTGGCACCATGCAGGGTCATTATGAAATGATTGACGAGCAGGGTCGCCCGTTCCACCTCGACATTCCGGTCTTCCGACTGGCTGTTCCCATTCTCATTCACTGAAAATCTCATGTCGACATACCTGATTGGCGACGTTCACGGTTGCTACGATGAACTGGTCGCACTGTTAAAGCAGGTTGAGTTTACGCCTGGCAAGGACACGCTGTGGCTGACTGGCGATCTGGTGGCCCGTGGCCCTGGTTCGCTGGATGTGCTGCGTTTTGTGCGCGACCTTGGTGATGCAGTTCGCCTCGTACTCGGTAATCACGATTTACATCTGCTGGCCGTTTACGCAGGCATCAGCCGTAATAAGCCCAAAGATCGCGTTACCGCGTTACTCGAAGCACCCGATGCTGACGAGCTGCTCAACTGGCTGCGCCGCCAACCTCTGTTGCAGGTCGATGAAGAGAAAAAACTGGTGATGGCCCATGCAGGGATAACCCCGCAGTGGGATCTCCCAACGGCCATTAACTGCGCTCGCGATGTCGAAGCGGTGCTTTCAAGCGACAGCTATCCACTGTTCCTTGATGCTATGTATGGCGATATGCCCAACAACTGGAGCGAAGAACTGACCGGACTGGCGCGCCTGCGTTTTATCACCAATGCTCTGACGCGCATGCGCTACTGCTTCCCGAACGGGCAGCTGGATATGTACTGTAAAGATACGCCGGAAAACGCTCCTGCACCGCTCAAGCCCTGGTTTGCCATCCCCGGCCCGGTGTCGCAAGCGTACAGTATTGTGTTTGGCCACTGGGCCTCGCTTGAAGGTCGGGGCACACCAGAAGGCGTTTATGCGCTTGATACTGGCTGTTGCTGGGGCGGGACGCTGACCTGCCTGCGCTGGGAAGATAAGGCTGTATTTACCCAGACCTCGCATCGCCAGAGCGATAATGATGAAGGGACTGCGGCGGTGGCGTCGTAGCGCTTTTATCCGTAACGGTGGGCGTAAAAAAAGGAGGCTGAAGCCTCCTTTTTTGTTGTCCGATTACTGGCGTCGTTCCAGAATTTCAAAGAAACAGCCGTGTGAGTTGTTGTCATCTGCATCACGAAACTCACTGAACACCGGCTGCCATTCATCCGGCTCATATTCCGGGAAGTGCGTATCACCTTCCACCTCGGCATCAATGTGCGTCAGATACAGGCGCTGGGCCAGCGGCAAAAATTGCTCATAAATACGGCCACCGCCAATCACCATAATCTCTTCTACCTCGCCGCAGGCGGCGATAGCGTCTTCAACCGAGCTGACCCAGGTAACGCGCTCATCCGTCCCGGGATGACGGCTGATGACAATATTCTTCCTGTCCGGGAGCGGACGGCCGATAGATTCCCAGGTCAGGCGTCCCATAATCACCGGTTTGTTAAGCGTATTACGTTTAAACCAGGCGAGATCCGCCGGCAAATTCCACGGCATGGCGTTTTCCATACCAATAACGCGATCTGCCGCAAGTGCGGCAATCAGACTGATCATGTGAAGAATCTCAGGGGGATGAAAATTGTCGCCACTATACGGAAAGCATAATCTGGCGTCGACTTCTGCCGACCAATTTTTACTGCCGTCACCCGGCAGCATCTGGATAGCATGGCAGACAGTATAACGGGAGCACAGAATGTTACGCGTAAAGTAATTGCAACGGAGCGTAAATAAAAGTCGTTATCCGCGCTACTCGCCGTGTCGGCAAGCGAGTATAGTGACGCGATTATTTCTGTAATGAGCGTTTCGCCATGCTGGAAACCACGTTTTTTATCGCAACTATCGCCACGCTTGGCATGATTTCTCCGGGTCCTGACTTCTTCCTGGTGATTAAAAATGCAGCCCGCTATCCGCGTACAGCAGCACTGATGACCAGCGCTGGCGTGGTCTGTGGCGTGATGACACACATGAGCTACTGCGTGGCAGGGCTTGCCGTGGTTATCACCACCACGCCGTGGCTGTTTGGGCTACTGAAGTACGCCGGGGCAGCTTACCTGGTGTGGGTCGGACTACACGCGCTATTTTCTCGCGGCGACAGCAAAATGGATGTCAGTCAGTATGCACAACAGCAACCCCCGCTGAAAAAAGCCTTTATACAGGGTTATCTGTGCAATTTGCTCAATCCGAAGGCGACACTGTTTTTTCTCGCGATGTTTACCCAGGTCCTGAGCGTGGACTCAGGCTTAGGTGAAAAACTCTGGTATGCCGCGATTATCGTCGGGCTTTCCGTGCTGTGGTGGCCGCTTCTGGTCGTGCTGATCCAAAGCGAACCGGTGCGCAAAGGGCTTGCGAAGGCGCAGAAGATTGTCGATAAGCTTCTGGGCGGCGTGCTGATTGCACTCGGCGTGAAGGTGGCGCTGAGTTAAGTCTGGCCTAATGTGGCTCAGGCTGCTCTATTAAAACAGGCCTCGGCACTCCGCCAGAAAGGTGATGACACGTACGCCCGGCACTCAGACCGGGCCTGGTAAACGGCACGGTAAACGCGCTTGTGCTCAATTCAACATCATACCCCTGGGCTAGTTGCCACGCGTGTCCGTGGTGTCAGCATCAAACTTTTGTTTAAGAGCCCGAGCCGCAGGGAGCAATACCCCAAACAGGCTATCTTTATCGACAAGCTGCATCGGCATGAGCGCATCTGGCGTGGGGGCAACAGGAATAAATCTCTCCTCATTCTCGCCATGCAGCCAGACGGCGATGAAGTGCAACGCAGGAGCCGACAGCAGGCGCAACTCAACGCTTTTGCCGTGCAATGCAGATGCCTTTTCTGCCATATTGAGCGCATCAACGATTGAAGCCGCCATCGGCCCGCAACTCAGCGCACTCAATTGCATTTTGTCGTCACGCCACGTTAACTGGGCGTCTGCAACAGCCTCATTGTTGATAAATACCAGCTGATGCCACATACCTTTTGCCACATAACTGAGGTCATTACCCGCCGCCAGGTCATCTAACCGCAGGGAATACCCTGGATAAGCGTGCGACAAGCTCAGTGAAGCGCCACCAGCTTTACTCGCAGACGCCGTGATATTCAGTACCTGCGCCTGCAATGCAGCCTGAATGGCAGCAATAATCGCTTTTTCATCGTGGGCCGGGGCGTGGGGAAACGTTATTTTCATTATGCACTCTCCTGATTTTTCTTTGTGAAATAGGTGTGGGTCCAGGTTCCCCCGCTTTGATAATTCGCCGGAAAAGCATTGAGTGCATAAAGGCTAAAGCCATGAATGGAATCTGCCGTCCACACATAGTCACCGTAATAGCCGTTAATTACCAGGAAGTGTGCACCACCGCCAAACCAGGCACAGCGTAATCCAATGGGTCGCTCGGCGTTAACTTCCTTTTTAATTTCTGAGAACTGAATTTTTCTTTGCACCATTCGATCAAAACTGCGCGTTTGCATCAGCGCGGTATCAAGATAACCATAAATATTACACGGCACCGGTCGTGCGCAGCAGTCACTGCTCAATTCTGCACTGGCGACTTCACACTGCGTAAACGTACCTGAACCGTAATAATAATTCCCGACTGAGGTGGAAACCGCCGCCCAGCACCAGTTGCTTTGCAGCTGCTGCTGAATGAGAAAGGTAAAACGCGCCGACTCGGGTGTCATTGTTTGCGATTTAAAAGCGATATCGAGTTTTCCATGTTCTGAACGCTGCCCGACAAGACATTGCGGTAATTCAGCATTCATAGCTATTATTTCTTTATTGTTTATCATTTCCACCTCCCGGTGAATATGTTGCTGGCATAATTGTTAGCAGGATTAACCGTCCAGTCTCCTTTTATCATTCGCCCAACAAATGCAAATATTCGCACACTCTTCATTATGGAAGCTGAGTAAATAAACCAAGAGAGACACTCTCTGACATAAAACCTTTAAGTTATGTGCAATAAAAAAATAACAACCCTGAACATTAAGAACAATTTCAATATTTATAGAGGCGGCATCATAGATTATTTAAAGCCACTACCAGTGGCGTACAAACAGGTTGTTGGCATGGCTAAAGGATAAATAAGTTAAGTAGTAAGAAATGGTGTTATTCGTTTTAAATACTTATCAGGCTAACGCGACCTTTTCCCGGCGATGACAATGCAGCAGGAGCGTTATGGCGTTTCAACATATTCTGGAGCAGAGAGGCCGCAAACTCGTTGGTGAGGCCACTGCATTTGGTTTATCCCCGCTTGCGCGGGGAACACAAAATCCACGCGGGATTATCTGTCCAGGCCCACGGTTTATCCCCGCTCGCGCGGGGAACACAGTGCCACCACATCCCCCCATCCGTTACGCACCGGTTTATCCCCGCTCGCGCGGGGAACACGCCATTGCGCGTCATTTTATAGAACGGCTGAGGCGGTTTATCCCCGCTCGCGCGGGGAACACCGCCAGAAGTATGGGGCATTTTTTGAGAGAACCGGTTTATCCCCGCTCGCGCGGGGAACACATAGGACAGTGTCGTTGCTGCATTAACCCACTCGGTTTATCCCCGCTCGCGCGGGGAACACTTTTGTGGTGGCTGCTGCCTCTTTCTCTGCCGCGGTTTATCCCCGCTCGCGCGGGGAACACCCCAGGCATGCTCGTGAAGCATCAAGGCAAAACGGTTTATCCCCGCTCGCGCGGGGAACACTCAGATCGTCACCGAGATAGATCGCACCAACGCGGTTTATCCCCGCTCGCGCGGGGAACACTTGTGGCGAATGGTTCAGTAACAATTCTCACGCGGTTTATCCCCGCTCGCGCGGGGAACACATTTCGTTTTAGCGTGAGGTTTTATGGCAATGCGGTTTATCCCCGCTCGCGCGGGGAACACGCATAGAGCACATCCACCAGCAAGGGGTAATCCGGTTTATCCCCGCTCGCGCGGGGAACACAACTCTCAGATTTTTATGGTGAGGAATGTTATCGGTTTATCCCCGCTCGCGCGGGGAACACAGGCGTGGCGCCAGCCTCCGTACTTAATGTTCCGGTTTATCCCCGCTCGCGCGGGGAACACTTACGGAGTGACTGATAATGCCGGTGGTGCAACGGTTTATCCCCGCTCGCGCGGGGAACACACCAGCAACTGGCAACGTATCGCGGTAATCGGCGGTTTATCCCCGCTCGCGCGGGGAACACATATTAACGTTTCTGCCTGGCGCTGAAAGTTTCGGTTTATCCCCGCTCGCGCGGGGAACACCCGATTGATTATAACGCTGGCCTGAATACCTCCGGTTTATCCCCGCTCGCGCGGGGAACACTCTAAATCTATCTTATTGAAATAATTATTTAATTCTAGCGGCAATAAATCCACCAACAAAACATCACACACGTAAAATTTTAACCAATTGATTTCAAAAGATTTAAAAAACCGCGCTAGCGCTTAAGCCCGAAGTACCAAAAAACGTCTCTTTACTGGTACATGCCAACCCCGCAGGGCGCGCTAACAGTGCCTGCCCTGCGGTTCTACCTACCGTGCTCAAACCCCTGGCTTCACCTCGGGTTCATCGGCTGGGTTGCCACTGTGTCGGCCCTCTTCGGTGCCTTGCCAGCCGTGACGCTGAATCAGCGCCAGATTGGCGCGATCTTCGCTAATGATTTCAGTAAGCATGTCGCTGGTGCGGCGCAGCGCAGCGGCGCGCGCTTTGGTGCTGTCTTCTCCTTCGACCATTTCCTCGACCATCCGCTGATTAAAGCGCCGGAACAAATCGGCACGCTCACGCGCCTCGTAGTTATCAAGCCCCAGCTGCTCCAGCGCCCGCCGTCCGGCCACCAGCGCACC
Coding sequences:
- the lptD gene encoding LPS assembly protein LptD gives rise to the protein MKKRIPTLLATLIGSAIYSQQGMAADLASQCMLGVPSYNRPLVQGDANQLPVTINAENAKGDYPERAVFSGNVDIEQGNSRLQADEVQLHQKQVAGQADPVRTVDALGNVHYDDNQVILKGPKAWSNLNTKDTNVWQGDYQMVGRQGRGTADVMKQRGENRYTILENGTFTSCLPGTNTWSVVGSEVIHDREEQVAEIWNARFKIGPVPVFYSPYLQLPVGDKRRSGFLIPNAKYSSNNGLEFTIPYYWNIAPNFDATITPHYYQQRGGVQWQNEFRYLTTPGAGTVAFDYLGSDDQYTQDHPTENRDRRWLFFWRHAGVMDKVWRFNANYTKVSDPYYFNDFDSVYGDSTDGYATQKFSVGYANQNFDATVSTKQFQVFDVQRNRNSYRAEPQLDVNYYLNDLGPFDSHLYAQAVRFTNVNDNYPEATRLHVEPTISLPMSNGWGSLNTEMKVMATHYQQNNLDRYRYYVRNNATTSAAAAKLEDSVDRVMPQFKMDGKLVFERDMDWSQGYTQTLEPRAQYLYVPYRNQSNINNYDSSFLQSDYTGLFRDRAYGGLDRIASANQITTGVTSRVYDEAAVERFNVSVGQIYYFTESRTGDDNINWEKDKKTGAIAWAGDTYWRITDRWGLRGGVQYDTRLSNVSTASGVVEYRKDADRLMQLNYRYASPEYIRATLPSFSSSARYKEGISQVGVTASWPIVDRWSLVGAYYYDTNANQPADQMLGVQYNSCCYAIRVGYERKLNGWENNKSAFNERIGFNIELRGLSSNYGLGTQRMLRSNILPYQNSL
- a CDS encoding LysE family translocator, whose product is MLETTFFIATIATLGMISPGPDFFLVIKNAARYPRTAALMTSAGVVCGVMTHMSYCVAGLAVVITTTPWLFGLLKYAGAAYLVWVGLHALFSRGDSKMDVSQYAQQQPPLKKAFIQGYLCNLLNPKATLFFLAMFTQVLSVDSGLGEKLWYAAIIVGLSVLWWPLLVVLIQSEPVRKGLAKAQKIVDKLLGGVLIALGVKVALS
- the apaH gene encoding bis(5'-nucleosyl)-tetraphosphatase (symmetrical), which codes for MSTYLIGDVHGCYDELVALLKQVEFTPGKDTLWLTGDLVARGPGSLDVLRFVRDLGDAVRLVLGNHDLHLLAVYAGISRNKPKDRVTALLEAPDADELLNWLRRQPLLQVDEEKKLVMAHAGITPQWDLPTAINCARDVEAVLSSDSYPLFLDAMYGDMPNNWSEELTGLARLRFITNALTRMRYCFPNGQLDMYCKDTPENAPAPLKPWFAIPGPVSQAYSIVFGHWASLEGRGTPEGVYALDTGCCWGGTLTCLRWEDKAVFTQTSHRQSDNDEGTAAVAS
- the surA gene encoding peptidylprolyl isomerase SurA; amino-acid sequence: MKNWRTLLLGIALVANTSFAAPQVVDKVAAVVNNGVVLESDVNGLMQSVKLNAMQSGQQLPDDNTLRHQILERLIVDQVILQMGQKGGVNISDEQLDKAIADIAAQNNMSLDQMRSRLAYEGINYPAYRSQIRKEMIISDVRNSEVRRRVTILPQEVEQLAKQVSNQNDASTELNLSHILLPLPENPTSDQVNEAGAQATSIVERARSGEDFGKLAITYSADQSALKGGQMGWGRIQELPGIFAQALTTAKKGDVIGPIRSGVGFHILKVNDMRGESQNISVTEVKARHILLKPSPIMTDQQARLKLEEIASDIRSGKTTFAEAAKEYSQDPGSANQGGDLGWSMPDIYDPAFRDALMRLSKGQLSAPVHSTFGWHLIELMDTRKVDKTDTAQKDRAYRMLFNRKFAEEAQTWMQEQRASAYVKILDGNG
- the apaG gene encoding Co2+/Mg2+ efflux protein ApaG: MSDTPRVCVQVQSVYIESQSAPDEERYVFAYTVTIRNLGHCSVQLLGRYWLITNGNGRETEVQGEGVVGVQPHIEPGDDYQYTSGAVIETPLGTMQGHYEMIDEQGRPFHLDIPVFRLAVPILIH
- the rsmA gene encoding 16S rRNA (adenine(1518)-N(6)/adenine(1519)-N(6))-dimethyltransferase RsmA encodes the protein MNNRVHQGHLARKRFGQNFLNDPFIIDSIVSAINPQKGEALVEIGPGLAALTEPVGERLDKLTVIELDRDLAARLKTHPFLGPKLTIYQQDAMTMDFGELSRQEGQPLRVFGNLPYNISTPLMFHLFSYTDAIKDMHFMLQKEVVNRLVAGPNSKAYGRLSVMAQYYCQVIPVLEVPPGSFTPPPKVDSAVVRLVPHAELPHQVKELRILSRLTTEAFNQRRKTIRNSLGNLFSPQVLTELGVDPALRAENVSVAQYCLMANHLAENPLPKES
- the folA gene encoding type 3 dihydrofolate reductase, with the translated sequence MISLIAALAADRVIGMENAMPWNLPADLAWFKRNTLNKPVIMGRLTWESIGRPLPDRKNIVISRHPGTDERVTWVSSVEDAIAACGEVEEIMVIGGGRIYEQFLPLAQRLYLTHIDAEVEGDTHFPEYEPDEWQPVFSEFRDADDNNSHGCFFEILERRQ
- the pdxA gene encoding 4-hydroxythreonine-4-phosphate dehydrogenase PdxA is translated as MANTPRVVITPGEPAGIGPDLVIALAQHDWPVELVVCASEQLLTERAALLGHAIQCLPWQPHAPVHPQRAGTLTVLPVALHAPVTPGKLDPRNGNYVVQTLVRACDGCLSGEFAAVVTGPVHKGIINDAGVAFTGHTEFFEARSGSKKVVMMLATEELRVALATTHLPLRAVADAITPSLLRQVLAILHHDLQTKFGITRPHILVSGLNPHAGEGGHMGTEEIDTIIPVLDEMRAGGMRLTGPLPADTLFQPKYLESADAVLAMYHDQGLPVLKYQGFGRAVNITLGLPFIRTSVDHGTALELAGQGTADVGSFITALNLATKMIFNSQ